CCACTAAAGACATCTGAGTGTGTCCATAGATCAAACAGACAGGGTGATGACTTAAAGCACTTACACACTGGCATTACTTTAAACAGGAGCCTTGGTAACAGAATAAAAGTCTGCATCTATAATTTAAATGGCAAATTTCACCACAAACGTGATGCAGCATAAATAAACATTAAGCACTCACACgaacgcgcgcacacacacacacacacacacacacacacacacacacacacacacacacacaaacacgcgcacacacacacacacacacacacacacacacacagaaaatagatgagagaagagagagggctCAGGCATTGCCAAGAGGGTTTTTTATTGCATCACCAatgcagtgtttttatttgtgatgTATTCAAATGAATTGACAGTCTCAGTGGGAGAATATTTGTGTAATCATTAGCAAACTGTTTGCAAATTATTTATGCAATACTTCCACCTTTTTTCTTATACTGCCATTAACAAGTAACTTGGAAACCAATAAATGTCACAATCGCTTTCACTTAATTAAAACAATAGGTATCATATTACAAGGTAAGATGTCAGTCATACCACAGTCTCCTGCACATAGCAATTTACTGCTAAAGCGTTATGCGAGAGGGTGACACAAATAATAGCTATTAAACTGTCAGCTAGTGGAGGCTGGATCACATTACTGAAATTAGCTAAAATGCACAATTATTAACAATGCCATCCTCTCTTAACACATGTGTACACACattgctaaacacacacacacacacacacacacacacacacacacacacacacacacacacacacacacacacacacacacacacacacacaccgtttgGTTTAAAATAGGGAGAGTTGCCTGtctgtattattttttaattgatcATTTGTATTGTGACTGAGTCTAAAAGGGCTTTTATTATTCTATTCAGTTTCTAATACTGGACTGTCCATCACCCACCTAGCCAATGCACAAACTCCAGACCTCTCACATCAGACTGAGCTCAGTGTTTGATTAACTATGTGACATCATCTCATGTCCTTTCTGCTGGCATGATACCCATGATCCAATCTGTCCGGCTCAAGGTGTTATTACAAGTGTAGTAATGCAGTCCAacagatcacacacactcttataGTAAACTAACGACCAAGGCAGTGTCACTGAATCGAAATCGCATTCTTACTGACTGTCAAATATCTACAGTAGAAAAAGGGAAAATTAAACAATAATGTTAAATGACAAAGAAGTTAAATACTCAGTGGTGCACCTCACTGAGTCAACTGTAAATGTTCAGCACTGCTAGTTTATTACCCATGACATAACCACAGGCAACACTGACATCTGCTGGTCTAAAATGcggatttatttttataaaacctACAACTTTTTCTTAATGTATAAGCTGCCTTTTATGTATCGCACACTTCCCAATCATTACAAAAATCTAATATTACAAGTTTCTTCTTTGTATTTCAgacttttacatttacaaaaccCACCATCCCAATCCTCATTCATGCAGCCCTCTCTTTTCTATTTAACATGGATCAATTGAGTTGTGTTACACACTTATCAACAGGACTAATTTATTTATGAACCTGTCATTTGTAATCATTGATCAGGATGTTCTCCGTTAGGGAACTAATGATATGCAGAGGTAAAAGATTCCCTAATTATTGTGTTTGGTCTAAATGAGGTGTCTGCAAGGGTTCAGAGGGGGGATGACTGCTGCCCTGTCTGccacactaacagacacacaagcagaaTCCTAGTAGATTCATTAGGACTGAAATTGGTCATTTATTTACAGCACTCAGTCTGTGTAAAATGGAATACTATACCAATACTAGTTCTGTCTCATTTGGCATATACAGTAACTGCATAACAATTACAACACACTATATATTATTAAATGAAGTGGACATTAGTTAAAAGCATACAAATATCAAGCCAGAGGCATATTTTTAATGTCTGCTACATTTCATTTGGCCTATGAACATACCCTGCTTAAAATGTCCTTTCAGGGCTCTCCCTTCTTTCCAGTAAAAATAATTAGCCAGTTAGTCGTTGATGAGTGCAACGCAATCTAGGGATCTTTTATTTGGTATACCCACAAagagaattatttattttgaaaaccaaaaATGCAATACAGCACAACATGGCACTTATTTATAGTTTACCAATTAAACTGTCAGAATTGCATCCCTGAaactattttacttttttttttaaatgcaaagagTCAAAGACATGGTACTTTGTACAACAGCAAGGTCTATCAAGACATAGTCAAAAATAGTTCAAATTAAAGCTGGATATTGTATTACATCCTTTCTATTATATAGCCTACCATACTCAAACCGTAGAATCTTTCTGGGGTCAACAACATTCACTGGACGACTGTCTATAACTGCCTCTGTATAAGCAGGCAATGCTCCTAAACTCCAGATTATATTTTGGTGAAGTTGGGAATGTATCATATTATTTTCCTTACTAGgctatacacaaaaaaaatgttaactGTGTGAAAACAAGCCAATTTTTCAATTGAAGCTCTTAATATTCACCAACAAGAGGATcattgattatttgattcatttattttcattaactCACCAACCAAATCAAAACAGATTATATTTCAGTCTTGACTGCTATGGCAGCTATTAAGGCTCCTGGGCTGGCACAAACCAAACCTCCTGTACAATAGTGTGGTGCCAATCATTCTTGTATTTCAGATTTTTGACCAGTAGTGGGCAGTCCTAGATCAACTGCACATTTAAGATCCTAAGATCCATCCTCAGGAAGTGGGGTGTCTCTCTGACTATAATGAAATATACTGCACCAATGCTAATAATTTTCTGAAATTAAAAAGTCTCAAAACATAAACTTGTAAACTGCATCTGTTACTCACATAAGTCCTGTATGCAATAATTGAGCTGAAATTTAatgaagctgtttagagacagTGGTATGCATTTAAGCACCAGATGGCAGCAAAAGCATTTGCTTTGATGGTCTCCAAAATTACAACAAGACTATGGTAACTGTTGACCTGGTGCTTATTATATTACTGCATATTCATAATGATCAATGAAACAAGGCAACATTTGGATAGGAGAATCCTATACAAACAAACCTGATTCGAAGGTGCAGAAGAGTAAGTGTAGTGTAAAGaaacaaaattatttaatttttcataCAGAAGATGAATCGAAGACATTCTTAAAGTAACTGGTGTCACTTATTATACTGTGCGGTCAATCCAGATATATAACAACAAATGGTCATCAACATTCTAACTTAATCTGCAGACATTTAGATACAAAATGGTCAGTAAAATGCATAAGTAGAAGCTGTGGAATCCAAATCTAGATGGAATGCAGAGAGCAGCTTTCATAAAACATTTAACACAATGTCACCTTTCATCACCATTTTAGATGAATGTTGCATTACACAACATCTggttaaaaatacattaacaacaattaACATCACCTGCTTAACACAGCATTTTTGCAGCCCATCCAGCAAGTCACCTCATGGATTCATCTTGGGTACTTTTCCACATCAGAATTTCCACTGATTCGCAAAGTCACTTAGAGAGTGATAGGGGagtgtgttgtatttttttaattattgttttggGCTATTAGCCAGAGCTTTTATCCCCACCTGCTCGCGcctctcagtctgtctgtccaAGTTGGGGCTAAGGCCCCTAAGTGCTGCAGAGGGCAAGCGAGAAACTCCATTCACTGTCAGCGCTCCAGTGTCTATTGGGCAGATATAGTCCGCAGATTCATCAGGTTTCCTCTTCCTGAGGTGACTAAATTGAGTGAAACCCAGCTTCTTTGgctgaaaacacaacaaaagtcCAACTCATTAATTAATCATTTAGATTTTATGCTGCTTCAACTACATAAAATTGTGATTCTTCGATTGTGATCTTACCTTTACTTTAGCAGTGGTAGTGAGGGGCACGTGGCCTGTGGCATTGCCATACTCTCGCTTCTCCTGCGTGGCCTGATGCCCCACCAGGGCAGAGAAGGCAGTGGCGAGGTGGCGGCGCAGCAAAGTCTTCTGCGGGGGAATATTTAACAGCAGGGCCAAAGTCTCTGAGCTGAAGCGAGGCTCCAGGATCTGTGGAAGAGCATATTGACAGCAGGTGAAAGCAACAAATTTAGGTCTCCAGGAATGTAATGTAAGTGTGTGAAAAACTTGCAGACAAGCTTGAAATCTACATGACTTACAATCAGCCCACCATGAACACCGCTGCCCCGTAGATTGGGGGCATACTCAGCTAGATCCACTGCTCTCAGCCACTCCATCACGCGATGGTTAGACCACTGCACCACCTCTGAGGGAGAGGGCTGTTTCTGAAGAAATTAAAAATAGAACGTATTAATCATTCATCTTACTCGTAACAGTTTGACCCTTCTACTAAATACACTGGAAGTGGGCAGAATGAAGTTTTAACAGTGCTGAGGCTTTGGAAGCAATCATACAGTATGAaaggaaaaacataaaaaagcatTTGATGTCTGTCTGTGGCCATCTTGTGGGCAACTCATGTGACGACACCTATTCACCATCTAAGAGCAGAATTCACACAAAAACTGTAGCATAACatacaacataaaacatatataacTACTACATAAAACACTCCCTGGCACAATCCCTGATTTCCACTAACTACTTTCCATCTCGGCTTACCTCTTCCCCTGGCCTACGTCGAAGACAGTTGGGGTTGAACTTGTTGGCATGAAGGACATGGATGGCACATTTAATACTGAGATGATGAAGCTGGCTGGTGACCTTTAGAGTCAAGAGGTCATTCTGAGTGAACGGTAAAAGAACATCAGTGAACTTTATAGAAAAGTATACACATCCATACCATGTTTTTAAATCATGTCAATgtaatttaaatgtgtttgcaGGCCTCCACTTTAATAGAAAATGTTACAGTAGATGCGTGGTTAAGTCTTACCACTGTGAGGTATTGTATCATTCGACCATCCACTCGAGCTTCATGGAAGTGGTCTTTATACTGAGGCAAACCAATATCATCCAACCAGCCTAAATGGGTGAAAATCAGACATTAATTCACTTCACTCACTAAACTTTTGAATGCTGAATCAAGTATCCTCAGCTGTCAAAACACTGTAATAGCTCAGTTAAGATACAGTTCCTGGTTTTGAATTCTGGCTATATTTGCATGtttcaaatatatttacatCTCACACATGACATGTCTTTGTTTGGTTTGTGGCACGAGAAGTCCCACTCTCTATTTGTAGATCTGACCCAAATGAGAATGCAGTGTGAGAAGTTCAAAATATGTAATACAGTATGTAGAAAGAGTCTTACGGGTGACCCAGATGTAGTCCAGCTCTGACGATTTCTCTATAACTTTAGTGGTGAATGCCTTCAGAGCGAGCTGCAGCTTCTTCCTGTGCAGTGGATTCTTCATACCCATCTCCTGAGGTCAGAAAGGAACGTTTGTCACAATAAAATCAAAGATTGAGGAATAATTTGTGGTTTAACCACCATGCAGTTTAATTTCGTCCGAtaaatcttttttaattttcaaatttATCCAtggatatttcttttttctgatCTAATACttaaatactatatatatatcctgTTTTATGCTCTAACCTTCTCAAATTCCTGAGGTGTAGCAGACAGCAGCATCTGTCCATTTTCAACCCACTGCCTGGTGAGATTGACATACTGGCCCAGTCCATAGTCCTCCAGCCAGCCACATACTTGCTCCTTGGTCCACTGGCTGAATGGAACATTCATAtcactgaaataaataaaacacaattcaaataattaatttataaatTTCTTACTTGTATTTAAAATGGTCATCTTAATGCATGAATCATAtcatacatttaaaacagaatTTGTTATGCTAAGAAAAGCCCTCTTTTCATTTGGGTATTTAAGAAATGGTGGAGGCGGGAGAAACCAAACCAGATTATTGTAAAGCAGCAAAGTTTGCGACTTAATAACTTAACATAGGACTACTGTACTACAAAGTCAGGTTCAGTAGAGGCACACTGAGCTTTACCGTGCAGAGTCATAAGATTCGGGGGTCCTGGTCAGTCTGGGTCCTGCTGTCGCACGCAGTCCACCTCTTCTAAACTGACCGGCATCTGGATCCGCTGCCTGGAGCCCTCCAGACTGGGTTCTTCGAAGTCTGTATGGGAGAGGGAGGGTAAACATGTTAGAAACTACTTTCACATCAGTGTTGAtacttataccatggtctgggtgaatacttgattctgattggctacagGGTGTCAATAAAAAAGTGTtacctactaaaggagttccggtgaaactgactgtttactgttctaaatgaatgcgctacattaaaactAAAAGGAAATGTGAATCTGTTATTTCCAACACTGTGATGTGCTTCTGTGcctcgtcctctgaacaccacaggatggcgctaacacaCAAGCTGCAAGAAGTAAGTTTTAGTGCCCTTCtgaactgactttttttcacagtgAATAACGTTATCTCAAATCCTGCTCACTGTTTGGGTCGCTACTTCAGGCTGCAGCTGACAGTAACATTACACATTGCGGATAAAATTGTTCGTAAAAGTGGTTTTTGTAGGACAATGGCAAtggatagctagcttgttttgttgttcaacatactgtctaattatttttactgattgccaactgtacacaatgttattgactttgaatcttgctagcatagtgttagctttctggctcgtaACTAAGCTGAAGGGTTCTACGAGCTGAGCGGACTATAAATATCTCCCGTTGCTAAGGGtggcaagtcgtatctaaggtccttcctatttcctggaggagtgaacaacgtttgcattgcataagaaccttataggatgggaatgattgttccaggtattagtcaaaccgtTAGACGTAACCAGAGAAACAGAGTTATAGTTTGGAAAAACTTAAGATTTtgattgtaaaacaaattaaaatatgaacttgttttaaaaatatttggcaagtgaccatggtataagcgggttaatgcccttcaaggtgtccattgtcaggtattaatggacaacGGCGAGGCATGAACCGTTCGACGCGCAGCGGAGGCCTTACATATAAATAATAAGATGTAAGATATACTATATGTGAtaattgaaaatattttaagcTACTGTAGACTTTTAATGCTGAACGTTACTAACAGTTATCATTATCACTCAACGTCTGACAGTTTTGTGTAATTGTGTTATTTCAGTAATGATATCTTGATCTTGAGTGTTTACTTGATCAGTGTGATAGTAGGCCAAGTGTAGTAGTAGAAGGATAGTTTCACATATGCATAAATTATTTctaaatcatttttttctctttacatcaCATAAACCTATATGTGTTATTTATACAATTGAATGTATTTTACTATATGATACATATGTTATTTAGATTTACCATACCTATCATACATATTCTTTAATTTAAGTCAATTTAATGTTTGGTTGTCCTTTTTTTGGTCTTGGGGATCATTTGTGTTGATGCATTGTTGATGTATCAATGTATTTTCCCACACTCACTTTCCCCAGAGCCTTTTAAAGCTCCTGTTATTCTTCATGTATTCTGGTGAGCCCACAGCCCGTTGGCCAGGCTGTGTGTTTGCTCCAGAATGAACAGGGGAATTATCGCTTGAAGTGCTGTCATCGACTTTTTCCAACTTTCCTGTAAGAGGTTTCAAAAACACCAGTCAGTGAATACTACATGGTATAGAAATATAGTATAAATTGTATGAATGTACTGTTGAGGGCTACCTATATGCAACATTGCAAAGATGCATTTAATTAGTAGTTAAAAATGGCAGTTTACCTGTAATAATTAGCAGACATAGCCTCACTGTAATCTTGCCaaataaaacaacatttcaATAATGAGAACTTTGAAAAGATTAGACTGTCCAAGTATATAGTTCCCTGTAGTTGAGGCATTGTTAAAGACACAATCTTGATGGCGATGATGTTGAAAGCAGTGAatggttttctctctctctttgcataCCAAACAGAACATTTAGACTATGTAGCGCACGTGTGGCGGTCTGCCTTTTCACAGTGCTCTATTCAGGAGAGGGAACACAGGTTACGGACCATTGAGTTCAGCAAATAATCTGTTAATGCCCTGTGAAAATGAAGGGGTTTTAGCTATATTTTACAAGGTGTGATTGTTATGATATGGGCTGCAGTCAGTCACCACTCTACAGCAGAACGCACCAGAAAGAAATCAGGGTGGGGATCAAGTTAAAACTGGTCAGTGAAGCTGAGGAAGGGTGGAGCTGGGATGAATGTGGTCAATCAGAGTAAGAGAGAGGGTGTGTTTAGTAAGAAAATCTATCCCATGATACATCTGCTCTGTCAGGAGCCTCTGCAATTACATGTGATCAAAGGTACAGTGGTCGTCTGGTCAAAGGAGAGTGGTTTACTCCAAATATGAATACTTCTCATGGGAATTACTGGCCTCAAGACTAGTCCACAGAAAAAGAAAGTCTGATCCTACGTCAGGGATTATTAATGCACACTTGACTGAATTAATATGTCTGGATTTACTTTGGCTGGAGTCTCCATCTTCACTCCCATCTGGAGACCTTTGACTCTGGATTTCACTGCTGCTGTCTCCGCTCCCATTCTGCTCCGACAGAGTGGAATTTACAGGCAGCGTCTGACTTCTGGTGTCATCCAGACCACTCTGGATAaaccacacacagatacaaatagAAAAGACAATAACTCTAAATATCTGTACAAAACCTGATACTGTACAAATGAGCAAATTCTGAGTTCTCTCATGTATCAATTATGTAAGAAACAGCAACAGTAGCTTATATACCTTAGAATAATTAAGGATCAGAATAATTCAGGGTTGGTTATATACATTaacttaaactaaactaaattatgAAAATTATTGGTATATTAGATCTGTATGATGATTATAAAATACCTTTTGTAAAGGTGCATTTGTTAGGTCGTTCATACTACTTGAGAAGGTCTGTGGTTCTGTTCTGAGAAGATAAAAACACAGTAATCTCAGTAAAAATTCAACAAAGAGATATTGGCGATTCATCCATTGACAAAAAGCTGTTTCACTACCTGGAATCACTGTCCTTCTGGGCTGATGAAATAGATGTTTGTTGGGAGGAAGAACTGCTTGTGGAAACCTGTGGAGGGtattaaaagattttttatGTTATGCAAACAAAAAACTTGAGCTCATAGCTGAACTTGTTTGTACCCACTTCAGACTTTACATCCACTGATTTTGCACTGGCAGAGTCAGTATTCTTCATCAGTACGTGCGCCTCTTCCTCACTGCTGCTTGATGGAGTCCTACCATTTGACAATGAACGAACAGCAGGTGGAGCTACAGTAACAAAGAGAAAAGATTATTTTTCCTTAACTTGAGTAGTGGCGCACATTTCTGTTAAGGAGTGAAGTGTGGTGGCTTTCATTGTGCTCAACATTGTTGCTAACATAATACTAATGCCAAAAGGGAAGGATAAAGTTGTGAATTGATACCGATTACCTTGCCTTGTGGTGTGAGTGACCTCTCTGAATTGCTTGCACTGATTCAGGAGCAGAGTGAGCTCTTCGATACGTCTGTCCTGAAGAAAAAACAGAGAGGAAACCTTAAGGTTAGGAAACACACATGTAGACTATCTGCTTCACTCTATTGCTGACCAATACGCCACATAAACGTCCCTCTTTCACCATATGGCCTTTACATCAAAGATGTAATAGGGAGGGGATTGACAGAGGCCTGGCTGGAAATCTTAGTTGTGGTAAGCAGCTGCATACagagtgtgtgttttgaagTGGTGCCCATGCCTGGTTTTGTCATGGTTCTCTTAATGCAGCTCACTCCAAAATTAGGCTTGGCAGATCGAGGCCTACTTAAGTGTGGCTTTGCCTGAAATGGCTTGCCttggggtgtgtgtgcgtgtgggtctTCAGTAGTGTGCCATTGCAGGCCCTCATCTGTGAGTCTTTAAAGTCCAAGATTCTCTGGGAGGGAGAATACAAAAGCCCCTCTGTACTATAAATGGATGGAGGGTGGTTCCCTTTCAGAAATGACAACATCTAAAAACAGTTACCTTCTAACCTTTTGAACGGCATGATGATATCAGCTGTATATACAGGCCAGTAAAAAACTTTACATCGTAGTAAACTGATGGCAACACACAAGCTGCATATTCACATTCTGTAGCTACAGCTGTGTTGACCAGAAAGAGAAAGGACAGGTTTCCAGATCACTGGCAACTTACCTTTTCATCATTAGCAGCCGTCAGTGATTTCATTCCACTCCTAAGGCTCTGCAGCTCCTGATCTATAATGAGAAATACAACATTGATTATTTGTATAGGCAGCTTCTTCTGTCATATAAATGAGCATTTTGTATATAGACACATAGTGACGTGGTTATTTAGGCAGAAATACATTCTAGCATGTTGTAGATTTATTCCTCACTAGAGTGCCATTCAAACTATGTATTTTTAGATTCACCCAAGCCTTTTTTTAATCTACCAATCATAGCTTTGGCCATTTCCACTTTCACATGTTTGATGAACTTCCTTTATAACTATTGCAGGCACACAGGCAGCATTGCTGGTGAGAGACAGTGATTATACTAAACAAGTACCCCAGAGATGTGTTTATCTATGCCAgacaaaattaagaaaaaaacaagacattatgCTCTCAAGAATTCATAAAGACAATGAAAAAGCCAAAGGGAAGAGAGATTGCATCGAGTCATTTTTGGAAAGCAGTTGGTGATTGTAAAGCTGCCCCTCAGACCAGAAGGaaacaaaacataattcaaTACAGAGACATGTCTGGAGTAAGAAAATTAATGAAAGATCAAAAGTAGACATGGCCCATGGgtttaaatttattttcattaagtACTGTTCAGGCTTACATTTCCTGTACATCTCCtctgagagagagatagagagacagagacccaTGATGAAACAGGTTATCAGACTTTCCCCACAGCTATTACTGCAAGTTAATGTTTGCAAAAAGGAGTCATTAACTGTGTCACCTATCAGGCTGGGTAACTCTGTCAGAGTGAGAGGCTGTTGTTGGCAGGTTGGTTAAGGGCTTGAGGCTGGGTGCTTTGCTTACCTCTCTCCGAGCTTTCAGGGGATGGAGATGATCTGGCCAGCAGCTGATTGTGCAAGCTCTCGATCTCAGCGTTCTTACTGAGCAGAagctgctgaaggctgctgatcTCTGCCTGTGGGTGCCACACAGTGAGGAATCTTAGCAGAAACGACATGCAGGTCTGTGCACTGTATGTGCCAACACACGTCTGTTTTAACGTGCACAGCTAAAAGCGCtttttacatacacaaaaaccaGACATTAACATGGGTGTTAGTGCCTGCACTTGAAACTCAAATTTAGTAAGAcatagtttgtttatttttcaccaCATATATATCGAACACTTACAACAAAGCAGAGACATGGTTCTTCTTTAAATTTGAAAGAATCAAATATTGGGCCATTCCTGTCCGGAGTTTatagtttgttttaaaataagtTGCAGAGTATAAGGAAAAAACAGATGGCAATAAAGATAAGTTCAGTCTGATCTATTTACCAGTGTTTTCTGTCTGTATAAGTTGTCTAGAGGAAAGTGGAAGGTACACTTGACATTGTTTGTAatcatgtttacatatgttttaattattattgtttctgggaTATTATGTTTTCAGTGGGTTT
This sequence is a window from Perca flavescens isolate YP-PL-M2 chromosome 1, PFLA_1.0, whole genome shotgun sequence. Protein-coding genes within it:
- the ppfibp2a gene encoding liprin-beta-2 isoform X5; amino-acid sequence: MEYDIDFYRHFAWLRKVNLHSSGNSESYQERLSRLEGDKESLILQVSVLTDQVEAQGAKISDLQSSLVEHQHKLNSTEEMLQQELLHRTSLENQKLNLMGEVSYLKLKLADMEGKQSHGAERQHKAEGLLKELRILKDKVEHLEGQKLHYEKKLKATKAEISSLQQLLLSKNAEIESLHNQLLARSSPSPESSERDQELQSLRSGMKSLTAANDEKDRRIEELTLLLNQCKQFREVTHTTRQAPPAVRSLSNGRTPSSSSEEEAHVLMKNTDSASAKSVDVKSEVSTSSSSSQQTSISSAQKDSDSRTEPQTFSSSMNDLTNAPLQKSGLDDTRSQTLPVNSTLSEQNGSGDSSSEIQSQRSPDGSEDGDSSQRKLEKVDDSTSSDNSPVHSGANTQPGQRAVGSPEYMKNNRSFKRLWGKLRRTQSGGLQAADPDAGQFRRGGLRATAGPRLTRTPESYDSARDMNVPFSQWTKEQVCGWLEDYGLGQYVNLTRQWVENGQMLLSATPQEFEKEMGMKNPLHRKKLQLALKAFTTKVIEKSSELDYIWVTRWLDDIGLPQYKDHFHEARVDGRMIQYLTVNDLLTLKVTSQLHHLSIKCAIHVLHANKFNPNCLRRRPGEEKQPSPSEVVQWSNHRVMEWLRAVDLAEYAPNLRGSGVHGGLIILEPRFSSETLALLLNIPPQKTLLRRHLATAFSALVGHQATQEKREYGNATGHVPLTTTAKVKPKKLGFTQFSHLRKRKPDESADYICPIDTGALTVNGVSRLPSAALRGLSPNLDRQTERREQVGIKALANSPKQ
- the ppfibp2a gene encoding liprin-beta-2 isoform X2 — protein: MEYDIDFYRHFAWLRKVNLHSSGNSESYQERLSRLEGDKESLILQVSVLTDQVEAQGAKISDLQSSLVEHQHKLNSTEEMLQQELLHRTSLENQKLNLMGEVSYLKLKLADMEGKQSHGAERQHKAETVVNFISELQEQMCRFQKEINSKIQEKKALEIPADSSSPVSCGSCPTESTEGEGSTIGPSCDRNPGLMHKLEEASDGPDGNAHNLEGGSSDAEQKYYCGEESGLLKELRILKDKVEHLEGQKLHYEKKLKATKAEISSLQQLLLSKNAEIESLHNQLLARSSPSPESSERDQELQSLRSGMKSLTAANDEKDRRIEELTLLLNQCKQFREVTHTTRQAPPAVRSLSNGRTPSSSSEEEAHVLMKNTDSASAKSVDVKSEVSTSSSSSQQTSISSAQKDSDSRTEPQTFSSSMNDLTNAPLQKSGLDDTRSQTLPVNSTLSEQNGSGDSSSEIQSQRSPDGSEDGDSSQRKLEKVDDSTSSDNSPVHSGANTQPGQRAVGSPEYMKNNRSFKRLWGKLRRTQSGGLQAADPDAGQFRRGGLRATAGPRLTRTPESYDSARDMNVPFSQWTKEQVCGWLEDYGLGQYVNLTRQWVENGQMLLSATPQEFEKEMGMKNPLHRKKLQLALKAFTTKVIEKSSELDYIWVTRWLDDIGLPQYKDHFHEARVDGRMIQYLTVNDLLTLKVTSQLHHLSIKCAIHVLHANKFNPNCLRRRPGEEKQPSPSEVVQWSNHRVMEWLRAVDLAEYAPNLRGSGVHGGLIILEPRFSSETLALLLNIPPQKTLLRRHLATAFSALVGHQATQEKREYGNATGHVPLTTTAKVKPKKLGFTQFSHLRKRKPDESADYICPIDTGALTVNGVSRLPSAALRGLSPNLDRQTERREQVGIKALANSPKQ
- the ppfibp2a gene encoding liprin-beta-2 isoform X4: MGEVSYLKLKLADMEGKQSHGAERQHKAETVVNFISELQEQMCRFQKEINSKIQEKKALEIPADSSSPVSCGSCPTESTEGEGSTIGPSCDRNPGLMHKLEEASDGPDGNAHNLEGGSSDAEQKYYCGEESGLLKELRILKDKVEHLEGQKLHYEKKLKATKAEISSLQQLLLSKNAEIESLHNQLLARSSPSPESSERDQELQSLRSGMKSLTAANDEKDRRIEELTLLLNQCKQFREVTHTTRQAPPAVRSLSNGRTPSSSSEEEAHVLMKNTDSASAKSVDVKSEVSTSSSSSQQTSISSAQKDSDSRTEPQTFSSSMNDLTNAPLQKSGLDDTRSQTLPVNSTLSEQNGSGDSSSEIQSQRSPDGSEDGDSSQRKLEKVDDSTSSDNSPVHSGANTQPGQRAVGSPEYMKNNRSFKRLWGKLRRTQSGGLQAADPDAGQFRRGGLRATAGPRLTRTPESYDSARDMNVPFSQWTKEQVCGWLEDYGLGQYVNLTRQWVENGQMLLSATPQEFEKEMGMKNPLHRKKLQLALKAFTTKVIEKSSELDYIWVTRWLDDIGLPQYKDHFHEARVDGRMIQYLTVNDLLTLKVTSQLHHLSIKCAIHVLHANKFNPNCLRRRPGEEKQPSPSEVVQWSNHRVMEWLRAVDLAEYAPNLRGSGVHGGLIILEPRFSSETLALLLNIPPQKTLLRRHLATAFSALVGHQATQEKREYGNATGHVPLTTTAKVKPKKLGFTQFSHLRKRKPDESADYICPIDTGALTVNGVSRLPSAALRGLSPNLDRQTERREQVGIKALANSPKQ
- the ppfibp2a gene encoding liprin-beta-2 isoform X3, whose product is MGEGLFSALMRSGGQDCQASESTSQLTLATLVDPALKTLQLTEALRAVLEVQGSDEEQDSLRKHVSTNTAHVILKWLKRDEVNLHSSGNSESYQERLSRLEGDKESLILQVSVLTDQVEAQGAKISDLQSSLVEHQHKLNSTEEMLQQELLHRTSLENQKLNLMGEVSYLKLKLADMEGKQSHGAERQHKAEGLLKELRILKDKVEHLEGQKLHYEKKLKATKAEISSLQQLLLSKNAEIESLHNQLLARSSPSPESSERDQELQSLRSGMKSLTAANDEKDRRIEELTLLLNQCKQFREVTHTTRQAPPAVRSLSNGRTPSSSSEEEAHVLMKNTDSASAKSVDVKSEVSTSSSSSQQTSISSAQKDSDSRTEPQTFSSSMNDLTNAPLQKSGLDDTRSQTLPVNSTLSEQNGSGDSSSEIQSQRSPDGSEDGDSSQRKLEKVDDSTSSDNSPVHSGANTQPGQRAVGSPEYMKNNRSFKRLWGKLRRTQSGGLQAADPDAGQFRRGGLRATAGPRLTRTPESYDSARDMNVPFSQWTKEQVCGWLEDYGLGQYVNLTRQWVENGQMLLSATPQEFEKEMGMKNPLHRKKLQLALKAFTTKVIEKSSELDYIWVTRWLDDIGLPQYKDHFHEARVDGRMIQYLTVNDLLTLKVTSQLHHLSIKCAIHVLHANKFNPNCLRRRPGEEKQPSPSEVVQWSNHRVMEWLRAVDLAEYAPNLRGSGVHGGLIILEPRFSSETLALLLNIPPQKTLLRRHLATAFSALVGHQATQEKREYGNATGHVPLTTTAKVKPKKLGFTQFSHLRKRKPDESADYICPIDTGALTVNGVSRLPSAALRGLSPNLDRQTERREQVGIKALANSPKQ